ACCGGGCACCGTGTCGCCCTGCAGGGCCTCGCCATCGGGTGGGCCTCCTGCACCTCCACCGCTGCCCTGGCCCTGGTCCTGGTCCTCGCCTTGGCCGTGGCTGGCGCGCTGGTGCTCCTCCAGGGCGGCCAGGGCGGCGTAGAGGGCCCCGCAGTGGCCGCAGCCATAGGCGGCCGGGCCCGAGTGGGCCTCCAGGTGTCCGGCGAGAGCGCCGGCCGAGGCGAAGAAGGTCCCGCAGTCGCACTGGTACAGGGTGTCCTCCGACGCCGCAGCCGGGCCCCCCTCGCCGAGCGGGCTCAGCTTGGGTGCCCCGAGCCCAGAGTGGCCCAGGAGCAGCCCGGCTTCGTCCCAGGCTGGTGGCCGTTCATCCCCGGAGGCCTCGGGGTCCGCGGGCGCCTCCTCCTCGTGGGACCCTGGAGATGCCCAATTGTGTGCGGGGGGCGCGGCACCCACGGCCTGCAACTCGTGGGTCAGCTTGTGCCTCTCCAGCAGCGCCGGGGCGTTGAAGTCGCGCTCGCAGCGCGGACACTTGAAGGGCTTCACGTCAGTGTGCGCAGCCCAGTGCGCGGCCAGCTCGCGGCCCTGGTCGAAGCGCCTAGCGCACGCCCCGCAGGCGAACGGGGGCAGCGAGGTGGGGGTCAGGCCCCAGCCAGAGCTACCCTCCGGGCCCTCGGGGCCTCCCCGGCCGCCTCCACCCCCAGCACCGGCGCCCCCGCACACCGAGCAGGGCCCCACGTTGCAGCATACCGAGCAGGGCATGCTCAAGGTGGGCAGGCCCGGGCCGGGTTGCAGCGGCGACGGGAGGACCCCGCGGTGCTGGCGCTTCAGGTGGCGGCCCAGGCTGGAACGCGAGGAGAAGCGGAGCTCGCAGACCAGGCAGCAGTAGGGCTTCTCGCCAGTGTGGACGACCTGCGAAGGGTGGGAGAGAGCAAGGGGTCAGGGTGGCGGGAGACACTGGCAGATGGATGGAGGGACAGATTGACTGCAGGGCACATCTGGGGGTCTCCACTTTCTCGATGTACTACTAGGGCTTGAGGTTCCCAAGCTCACGAGTCTGCAACTGCAGAACCGTGTTGGCACAGACCCTGGGCTCCTCTCAGTCCGTCCTCACTTCCCACCATACGGTGCTCCCCAGTGACCTCGTTTCGGGGCCCAGTCCTGGCCTCTGCTCTCCCCAGTGAAAAGTGGGACAAAAGGCCACTCTCggtgctggagcgataacacagtggtagggcgtttgccttgcacgcagctgacccaagagaggccaagttcaattcccagcatcccatatgggcccctgagactgcaaggcgtgatttctgagcaaagagccaggagtaattcctgagtgatggtgggtgtggcaccaaaacaaaaataaaaggccaCTCTCCCCTGGCCTGTGACTGGGGTACAGTTAAAAGCAGTCTTCTCAGGGGTACAGAGCCAtcacacagtgggaagggcatttgccttgcatgctggcgACCcgagttccatccccggcatcccatagtatccctcgaacctgccaggagtaatttctgagctcagagtcaggcaTAGTCTCTGAGTACCACAGGTTGTGGGCCAAACTGCCCCTCCGCAATAAAAAGTCTTCAGGGGGGGGGCAAGGTGAAggaacagcacagcagggaggttgttagctttgcatgcatctggtcgggttcgatccccattatcccatacggtcccccgtgggCACAGCCTAGAGAGATTCCTCAGCAGAGCTgagtggccccgaaacaaaacaacagaaaaaaga
This window of the Suncus etruscus isolate mSunEtr1 chromosome 14, mSunEtr1.pri.cur, whole genome shotgun sequence genome carries:
- the FIZ1 gene encoding flt3-interacting zinc finger protein 1: MEEGPLLPAPPVSTPAPAMPAAGTPRVPFHCSECGKSFRYRSDLRRHFARHTALKPHACPRCGKGFKHSFNLANHLRSHTGERPYRCSACPKGFRDSTGLLHHQVVHTGEKPYCCLVCELRFSSRSSLGRHLKRQHRGVLPSPLQPGPGLPTLSMPCSVCCNVGPCSVCGGAGAGGGGGRGGPEGPEGSSGWGLTPTSLPPFACGACARRFDQGRELAAHWAAHTDVKPFKCPRCERDFNAPALLERHKLTHELQAVGAAPPAHNWASPGSHEEEAPADPEASGDERPPAWDEAGLLLGHSGLGAPKLSPLGEGGPAAASEDTLYQCDCGTFFASAGALAGHLEAHSGPAAYGCGHCGALYAALAALEEHQRASHGQGEDQDQGQGSGGGAGGPPDGEALQGDTVPGAGEARPVPASGRGKKIFGCSECEKLFRSPRDLERHVLVHTGEKPFPCLECGKFFRHECYLKRHRLLHGSERPFPCHICGKGFITLSNLSRHLKLHRGMD